In the Desulfatirhabdium butyrativorans DSM 18734 genome, AAAAACCGCAGCGCATCGAGGCCCTCGGATTAATCCTGCTGCTCTCGCTGCTCATCTGGAACCTCATTCAACGCCAGATGCGCATGTACCTCGATAAAACCAAATCCACCATCGAAGGGCTGGATCGCCGCAAGACCAACCGCCCCACTTCTTACGTGTTGACCACCAAGTTCCGCTATGTCCAGATCATCCGCTGCGGCAATATACGGATGCTCAAGAAACCGCTCAAACCGGTTCAACTGGCCTATCTCCAGGCGCTTGGCCTTACCGAGGAGATCTTTATATCCAGTTTGCCGCCACCTTTTCCGAAAAAATTATCCGGATAACGCCTCAAAAGGGTGTGGAATGTGGGTTCAAAGGCAGCGGCCTGATGCAGATGGGGGCGCCAGGGAAACGTGATGGTTTCAAACGGCAGGTTTTGGGTCGGTGCGGGGCGGAAGGGCAGTCTCAATTCATAATACGGGCCTTTGAAAACCCGGCCCGGTTGGTCCAGAAACGCTTCCAGGGTGTTTTCAAACGCCGGGGTGGCAGGCGGAAACGTGGTCCTTAAATAGATTTTATGCCTTCGATGACATCTCTGGCAACAAGGGAGGGGAGCATTGGCGGGTGATGGACTCCTTATCGTTGCTGGTCATGGCAAACGGAGCCATCATGGCGATCACTGGCGTATAATCCGACAACATCTCTGGCTGTGTCATTATCCCAAACCGACTTTTCCATAGGATTATCTCTGATATTTTGGAGATACCGAAGGCTCTCATTCAGTATTTCTTTCAACCAGACCTCAGTGTTTTTCGATTCAATTGGATCGTTCAGGCTTTCAATTATTTTTTCGGCCACAAGTGCGCGAAGTTGCTGAGGCAAGGACAATGCTTCTGATACAATTTCATCTACGGATATGCTCATTTCCAATGTCCTTTCATGTTTCGAAAGCTTGTTCAATTCAACAAATAATTCATATGATGCTTTGAATCAAGCACAATAAGGACAGCATCATTCTAAAACCTGAAACCGCAAAGGCAGGCGCCGACAGGGGGGCTAAGGAATTGGTCTGACAGTCCCTGCATTCAATTCGGCAACCCGTCTTTCAGCTTCATCCGCCCATAACTGATCAATTGCCGGTTCAGAAGGGGTTATGCTTTCCAGCAGCCTTTCGATCAATTCGATTTTCATTTCCAGAGGCGAAGATTCTGCAATCGATATCAATTCACGATGATCCATTTCCGGTTCCCTGATTTTCAGATTTGAATTTCTGATTTTCCAGAAGGTATGTTGATATTGTTATGTTATGTGTCCGGTTCAGAAATGGCGTTGAGTTCCCCGTGTTTTTTCCACAGCGATTGGAGATCCCTTGCGCCATGAACAAATGCCAGAATAAAAACACGGGCCTGTGTCACCAGATAAATGAGTCTGTAGCTTTTGATAAATATCTCTCTAACATCCTCCCGATGGCCTTCCGGTACGACTCGTCCCCGCTCAGAAAAAAAACTGAAGGGATTTTGCGGCCTGTTTTACCTCTCTAACAAAAGCTGCGGCATAATAGGGCGAATCTCTGTTTATAAAGGATGCCGCTTCGTCAAGATCATCGGCTGCGGCTTCAGTCCACTCTACAGTTCGAGCCATCTTGCCATCCGTCTGTCGAAATCGTTTTCAGTCAGGATGTGGCCAGATTCGACATCATTTAATCCGCGCTCAATTTTTTGTCGAACATAAATATGATATTGAATGTCATCGAAAGATACATCTTCAGGAAGCTCTGAAAGTAGTTCCTGTATTTCCTTTTTTGCCGGCTTCATGCTCATTGTCCTTTTAAATGATTTCGATGATATTGAAGTGTTGGGAGCTATTCGATTTATCAACGAATGGCCTCGGAAGAGGTTAATCCACTCTATAATCATCACGGCGTTTGAAAGTCAAGAAACCGTTTTTATTCCATGTTACGCAGTCTGTCCCACACCATCGCATAGTCCCTTTCACGGTCACATCGGGTGAACGGGGCATGATATACGATGGTCCGCTCTACCGGTCCGGTTGGCAGGGTGTTGTCGGTCACGGTTCGGGTGACGGTGCCGGATGCCATGTTTTTGATTGGTTCCCATTCCGGCCGAGAAAACCCCACGCCGGGCAGACCCTTGGAGCAGGTGAAGACAATCCGGCCTTTTTGATCATACCAGGTATCGGTCTCGTACTGCCGCAGGACCGGAAACTGGATCCGGTAAATGGTCTGCAGCTCCGCCAGGGTCAGGCCCAGGGTTCTGGCTGCCAGCACATCCAGCTTGACCAGCGCCCACCGCCTGGAAAAATCCGTCCGCAGTGCGCAGTTGCGCTGCCACTGCGGGGTCAGATTGCGCCAGAAATCCGGTTCCAGTTGAACCGGTGTGCCGGAAACCTCTACAAACATGTGGGTCTGTTCCGGCGGCCCGGGGTGTGAAACCAGGGTGGGCACCGCGCCCAGCAAAACCGACATTTCCATCAGGAACTGATCCCGCGTGGGCAGGAGATGGGCCTGTTCGATGGGCCAGAACCACAATGCGCACCAGTAATCCATGGCCAACTGCAGTCTGCGATACGGGCTGCCGGGATGGCGCAGGGTCTTGACCATCTGCTGGTCTTTGTACTGGGTGGTGGTTATGGCAGACAGGGTTTTGGGGACCGGGTCCGGCCAGACCGGAATGGCATCCGTGGTTTTCCGGTTCAGGATGGCGAGATCAGCCAGATGCCGGTTCCATAAGGCATCCGTTGCCTGGGTCAGTTGTTTCAGTGTCTGAATATCATGGCGGTCAAAGGCTTTGCAGAATGTTTTCCGCCACGCGGCTATGGTTCTCATTTCGGATGGTTTTAGATCCTTGACTACCCGGTCGCTATAAACCGACATGCCCGGGTCCGGCACCAGCCAGTGATAGATGGCATCTGCCGGACGATGGGGCAGAACCGGCTTGCCGGACACATCGGACTGAACCCATGGGATAGAATCCGGTACGGCTTCGGTCCAACGGGCCTTTTCCCCACCCCGGCCGGACATTTTTTCCAGCAGGGCCGCAGGCCAGGTTTGCCTTCGGCACCCGAGCAGGGAATTGCCGTTGGCCAGTTGCAGCCCGAACCACGGCACATGAGCGCCTGCGTGAATCGTGTTCAGCCACAGGGAGATTTCGGCCAGCTCCACAGCCGTGGGATTGAGGTCCACACCAAACACGTTGTTGTCGGCCAGCCGCATTTTGACCCGCATTTTTTCAAATTTGAATGCGTCATGCGCAATGGTCTGTCCGGTTTCCTTTTGTTTGGCCATCAGATACGCATCGGCAAGCTGATCCACGGCCTGGTTCAAAAATGCCGCGGACCCCACCGCCATTTCACAGACAGTCAGGTTCAGAATGTCATCTGCGGATTTTCCCTTCAAAAGTTCTTTCAGGGAATAGGCCACCACACATTGGGTCAGGCTTTCCGGCGTGTAATAGGATGCGGATTTCTCCCGGTTGCGGCCGGTCAGCCGGTAGACATATCTGCCCTTGGGATGCCGGAGCAGACGTCTGGGTTCATTGGGTTTGGCCTTTTCATACACCCGTTCCGTTTCCGGATAGGACGGCAATTCCGCTTCCGGTACAAAAAAAGCATGCTGAAGGGGATCGTATTCAACATCTGCCGGTTTGACCTCGAACAGGTCTGTTTTGGCAAAAAAACCGGTATAGGACAGCAGGTTTTCATATACCGCACCCAGTTGGTTGATGCCCAGCATGGCATAGGAGATGCGGCCGGACCGGGCATGTCGGCCACTGCCCTGCCTGCCGAGAGACAGCTTTCGGATGATTTCCTGCAGGATATGGTTCCGGAATCGCACCTTGCTGATGTACGGGGTTCCGGCCGGATCGAACAGGTGGCTTTTGAGCGGGGCGATGATGAAATCATCTGTTCCGGATGAACCGGAAAGCGCATACTCGATAGGCGCATACCCATCAAAAATCAGCCGGAAAAGAATGCGGATGGACCGGTCGAAAAAATACCCGTCCCGATCTGCATCGGTTTCCAGCGGCACCAGCTCCATGTCCCGAAGCGATTCCAGGGAATAGCCGGACAGGTAGGTTTCGCTCTTGACCGGAAGATAATCCAGGTCGGGCCGCGCCTCCAGATACAGAATGAACAGCAGGCGATACAGATAGCGCAGACAGCCTTTGGTCAGGCGATCGGCAAGCTTCTGATCGGGCGTGGAAAACACCGCTTCCCTGCGTTTTTCCCTCAGGTAATACACGGCTTCGTTTCCCAGCAGTTCCACGCATTCCCGAATGGCATCCTTCAGGCTTTCAGACACGGAAAACGCATGGCGGTGGGAGTTTGAATCCAGGGTATCCAGCAGGGAAAACCCCTGGGCCGGGCGTTCTCCAGGAGAAAGCACGATATAAACCCCTCATTCATTGGATTCGGCTTTTCTGGACGGATCCGGACCCGCCCGGCCCTTACGATATCGGGCGGCTGTCCTGTGTTCCGCAGGATTTCACGCTGTATCGCAAAATTGCCTGCCCGCAGGCGGCGCGCTGCTCCGAATGGGGGTTTTCCGTTCAGACACTATTTATCCTCTCGGGAAAAGGGCATCCAGTTTCTACTGGAAAAAATACCCTCATTACAACCGGCGAAGTCGCAAAACAACACCATGCTCTAAGCAGGCAAGAAGCGGGGCTTCCATCCAGGCACTATCTAAAATAATCTACATGTCGATTTTCTTCGATAGTCATGATTGCCAATGTTTTTGGATAGATATACAGGTATGCTCATTCATTGTAGATGATTTGCATCGTTTAGGTGCCTTTCCGTATTTTCCTCCCATCGTGTCATATCTTTGATCTATTCGATTTTATTCGGTTTTCGAATGATATCTAGATTTCCGCTTTCTGGCAAAGCTTTTGCTTGTCTCTGAACCGATTCAAATTGGCCCACAAACGAAACAGCAACAGCAGGAGGCATTGAAATGCATATTCAGCGTGTCATGGTGGTCGGATCCGGTTTGATGGGAAGCGGCATCGCCCAGGTGTGCGCGGCCGCAGGATTGTCGGTGGTGCTGACCGACGTTCAGGCGGAGGCATTGGAGAAGGCGAGGCAGGGCATTGCGTGGTCTGTCGGAAAATTCGCCGAAAAAGGGAAATACGCCGGTTCGAAAGAAGCCATTCTGGAGCGGATTGAAGTTTCGACGGCATACGAAAGCGGAGCCGATGCCGATCTCGTGATCGAAGCCGTTTTCGAAAACATCGAGATCAAGCAGGAGGTTTTCCGGAGGCTCGATGTCGTCTGCAAGCCCCAGGCGCTCATCGCCAGCAACAGCTCATCCATTCCCATCACCGATCTTGCCGCTGTCACGAAAAGACCGGAGCAGGTCCTGGGTCTCCATTTTTTCAGTCCCGTTCCCATGATGCGGGCGGTTGAAGTCATCAAGGGGATGGGGACCACGGATGAGACCCTTCAGACCGGAAAGGAATTTGCGATCCGGATCGGCAAGGAGCCCATCATGGTGTATCGGGATGTGGCGGGCTTCGTCATCAACCGGATCAATTTCCCTTCGGCCATCGAGGCCATGCGGCTCGTGGAGGAAGGTGTCGCCACGGTCGAGGATATCGACAAGGGGCTTCGGCTGGCTTCTGGAAGGAAGATGGGGATTTTCGAAACCGGAGACATGGTCGGGCTGGATGTGACCTACGGGGCGTTGATGTCGATGTATCGCGAAACGGGGGATGCCCGGTTCTACCCGCCGCTATTGTTGCGCAGAAAAGTGAAGGCGGGACAGTTGGGGAAAAAGACCGGAAAAGGCTGGTATACATACAATCCGGATGGAAGCCGCAAGGAATAAGGAGCAGATTATGGGCCATTTCAAGGTCAATCCCAAAGATATTTTCTTTATCCTGAAAGAGCAGCTTCGCTACGGAACGCTTTGCAAACTCGAGCGGTATCGGGAGCTGAACGAAAAAACCCTGGACCTGATGGTGAACGAAGCCATCCGATTTGCAAGGGAAGTGATCGATCCGCTGAACGAAATCGGGGAAGCCTGGGGTGTGAAGTTCGAAAACGGCAGGGTAAGCTGTCCTCCCGAATTTCGGAAAGTGTTCAAACAATATGGCGAAAACGGCTGGATTGCCGCTGCCCGGGACACGAAATACGGGGGGCAGGGCTTTCCGCACATGATGCGCATCGTCGTCAACGACATGATGTACGGCGCCTGCCAGTCCTTCAACATGGCGCCGAGCCTCACGCACGGGGCTGCGCACCTGATCGAGAGTTTCGGAACCGAAGCACTGAAAGAGCGCTTCGTGCCAGCCATGTACAGCGGGAAATGGGCGGGCACCATGTGTCTGACCGAACCCGACTGCGGATCGAACCTCGCCGACATTACCACCACGGCTTACCCGGAAGGGGATCATTACCGGATCGCCGGAAACAAGATTTTCATTTCCTGGGGTGAGCACGACCTTGCGGAAAACATCATCCATCTCGTTCTGGCAAGGATCGACGGGGCCCCAGCCGGTGTGAAAGGCATTTCCCTGTTTGTCGTCCCCAAGATTCGGGTCGAAGCGGATGGAAGCATTGGCGGGCCGAACGATGTCGTCTGTGGAGCCGTTGAAGAAAAACTGGGACTTCATGCCTCCCCGACGGCCCAACTGAATTTCGGAGGCTCGGGAAAGTGCATCGGGTACTTGTGCGGCAAGGCAGGCGAAGGCCTGGCCCACATGTTTCAGATGATGAACGCCGCACGCATCAATACGGGTGTGAGCGGCATGACCCTTGCCGGAACGGCTTACCGAAACGCCCTCGAATACACCAGAACCCGGCTGCAGGGCAGGGATGTCGCCGGCCGGAAGAAAGGCAATGTTCCTATCATCGATCATCCGGACGTGCGGCGCATGCTCCTTTGGATGAAGGCCATGGTGGACGGAATGCGCTCCATGATCTACACGGCGGCGTTCTGGTCGGATCTGGCCCATGAAATGGCGGAAGGCCCCGAGCGGGCACACTACCGGCATCTTGTCGATTTCTTCACTCCGATCATCAAGGCGTATTGCTCGGACATGGGCTTCCGGGTTTGTGAAACCGCCATTCAGTGTTTGGGGGGCTATGGATTCTGCAAGGATTATCCGCTCGAGCAATACCTGCGGGACGCCAAGATCATGTCGTTGTATGAAGGAACCAACGGCATCCAGTCCATGGACTTGATGGGCCGGAAAATGACCATTCAGGATGGCGCGCCTTTCAAGGCTTTTCGCTCTGAAATCGAGCAGTTCTGCCAGATGAACAGGGACCACGATGCCATCGGGGACAAGGTTCGGGCATTGGCGGGTGTAGCCGACAGGATTTGGGAAATGGCCGAAGAATTCCGGAGGAAGATGGGCAGCGATCCCCTGCAATGGGCATCCTATACGTATCCGGCGCTGACGGCTTTCGGGGAAGTTGCCATGGCCTGGCGGCTTCTCGATATGGCGGCCGTGGCCTGGCCTGCTTCCAGGCGGAGCGGCAAGGAAGCCGATTTCTACCGGGCCAAAATCATTCAGGCCGGATGGTTCGTGGACACGACCCTGCCCCACACGCTTGCCACGATCGAGGTGTGCCAGCGACCGGGCCGGGAGATTCTCGATATGCCGGATCACGGGTTTTAGGGCAGTCGGCAGTGGGCAGTCGGCAGTGGGCAGTAGGCAGTGGGCAGTAGGTAGGATGGGGAAACTGGTATGAGCAAGCAAACAAGAACCATGCTGCCTGTGCCGGGTACTGCCATACGCAGTGTCAACATCGGTTTCTACTGCCTTTCTCCTGACTCCTGATTCCTGAGTACTGATTTCTGATCAGATCACATTTTTGGAAAAGGATCCATTCATGTCCGCCGCAGTCATTGTAAGCGCCGTTCGAACGGCGATTGGAAGCTATATGGGGTCTTTGAAGACCGTGGAACCTTTTCGGCTGGCTGCCGGGGTGCTGCAGGCCGCAGTCGAGCGGATCGGCATCGCTCCGGATGCAGTCGATGAAGTCGTCCTCGGTCAGTCCTATCAGAACGGCGAATCGGTCAATGTCGCCCGGATGGCACTTTTGGCAGCCGGATGGCCGGAGACTGTCGTCGGTATCACCCTGGACCGCAGATGCTGTACCGGCTTGGATGTGGTTCGATATGCAGCCATGCTCATCGAAAGTGGTCAGGCCGAAATCGTGGTTGCCGGTGGTGTGGAGAGCATGAGCCAGGCCGAGTTCTATCTGCCGGGAACGATCAAATGGGGGATCGGTGGCGAGAAAGGCATGCCCCGCGGTCATGGCGATTTGTCGATGTGGGGGATACCGCTGTATGACCGCATTCAGCGGGCGAGAGTCATGTCCCAGCCCATCGAGCGCTATGGGGTGCTGCCCTCGATGATGTCCTGGGCGGAAACGGCGGCCCGGGAGGAGCGTGTCAGCCGGGAGGACTGCGACCGGTGGGCGCTGGAAAGTCATCGTAAGGCTTGTGCGGCACGGGCAAACGGGCTTTTTGACGAGGAAATCGTTCCGATGACGATCCCACAGGCAAAAGGGGAGTCCATCGTATTTGCAAAGGACGAAACGCCAAGACCCGAAACGTCCCTGGAGCGTCTGGCAAAGCTCAAACCGGTATTGGGCGGGGTATGTACAGCAGGCAATTCCTCCAGTGAAAACGACGGGGCGGCCGCAGTCGTCGTGATGTCCGAAAAGAAATCCAAAGAACTGGGTCTTTCCCCGATGGCCCGGGTGGTGGGGATCGCGGTCGCCGGAGCCGATCCCAGACGTGCCTATCTGACGGTTCCGGCGGCTGTCGAAAAAGTCTTCCGGATGACGGATCGGACATTGGCAAAGATGGACTTGATCGAAATTCAGGAAGCCTTTGCAGCCCAGGTTCTGGCGGACCTCAAGCAGATGGGCGCCGTCGAATCCGATCAGGACCGGGTCAATGTAAACGGCTCCGGCATTTCGCTGGGGCACCCCATCGCCTGCACCGGCACCCGGGTGCTCGTGACCCTGCTGCATGAAATGCGTCGGCGAAATGCCCGGTACGGCCTGGAGACCATCTGCGGTGGCGGTGGGCTTGGAATCGCAGGCGTTTTCGAAAGGGTATCCTAAGGTATGAGTCCTACTTCGATAGAGAAAGAATACCACTCCAAACGCATTTCCGTCGATGAAGCGGCGGCTCTGGTCCGCTCCGGCATGAGCATCCACCTGGGCGGGGCAGCCAATGTCGCGGCTCTCATCGACGAGAAGCTTGCCCGCCGTGCGCCCGAGCTTCGGGATGTGACCGTCCGGACGTATATCGATACCCATCCATACCGGATGTGCGAAACGGATCCGGAAGGCGAGTCCTTTCACTGGTTCAGCGGATTTGTGCTCGGTTTCAGCCGGGCCTTCAGCCGCAGGCGGGGCATTGGCATCTACATCCCGAGCTCCTGGCACAACGTACCCGCCTTTATCCGAGACACCCTCTCCTTCGATATTTTCTACCTCGTCACCCCGCCCATGACGGATTCGGGTTTTTTCAATTTCGGCCTGACTGCAGGCGAAACCATGGCCATTGCAGATGTGTCCAAAACGATCGTCGCCGTCGTCCGCAAGGACATGCCGACGGTTCTCGGCGGATTCGAGGAATGCCTGCCGTTATCGCGGATTGATTACGTTGTCGAAGACAACGAGACCCACACCTTTTGTCTTCCTCCCGTTGAAACGACAAAAGCCGATCATCTGATCGCCGAAAACATCCTGAATGCCGGGCTTATCCAGGATGGAACCACGCTCCAGATCGGCATTGGCGGGCTTCCCAATTCGGTTCTGGAGCTCATCCGAGCCTCGGGTCTCCGCAACCTCGGGCTGCACACCGAAATGCTGACCGAAAAGATGATGGACCTGATCGAGGCGGGGGTTGTGAACAACAGCCAAAAGTGCAGGGATCGGTTCAAGACGGTGTTCACGTTCTGTCTGGGAAGCCGGAAACTCTACGATTTTGTCGATCGTAATCCGCTCTTTGCGACCTATCCGGTCAATTACACGAATCACCCGATGGTCATCGCCGAACAGCCGCGGATGTTCTCCCTCAACAGCGCTGCGCAGGTCGATCTGACGGGTCAGGTGGCATCCGAGCAGATCGGCGGCCCCCGTCCCTTTCAGATCAGCGGAACCGGGGGGCAGCTCGATTTCGTCATGGGAACCATGTTCGCCAGGGACGGAAAAGGGGTGAGCGTCATCGCCCTGTATTCGGAATACAACGGCGCATCGAAAATCGTTCCGCTTCTCGAAAGGGGAACGAACGTTACGGTGCCGCGCTCGATGGTGGACCATGTGGCAACGGAATGGGGAGTCGCCCGGCTTCGGGGTCTCACGATACAGGAGCGCGCCCTTGCCCTGATCGCCATCGCCCATCCCCGACACCGGGACGAGCTGGCGCGGCAGGCGCGAAATGCCGGACTAATCCCCTATCCCGTTGCAGAATGCATCAAGCCCAAAGGCGTCATCGTCCAGCGGGGATGAAATGGACTTCTCTGGAATGTTACGGATGTTCGAAGTCAGAAGAAAAGCGGATGACTTCCCTTCATCGGATGATGGTCTCGAAAAAAGCCAGTGAGTCTCCAGTGAGGCGCATGGAGGTGGGCCATACTGCCCACTGCCGACTGCCCACTGC is a window encoding:
- a CDS encoding addiction module protein, with the protein product MSISVDEIVSEALSLPQQLRALVAEKIIESLNDPIESKNTEVWLKEILNESLRYLQNIRDNPMEKSVWDNDTARDVVGLYASDRHDGSVCHDQQR
- a CDS encoding addiction module protein; translation: MDHRELISIAESSPLEMKIELIERLLESITPSEPAIDQLWADEAERRVAELNAGTVRPIP
- a CDS encoding type II toxin-antitoxin system RelE/ParE family toxin encodes the protein MARTVEWTEAAADDLDEAASFINRDSPYYAAAFVREVKQAAKSLQFFF
- a CDS encoding 3-hydroxyacyl-CoA dehydrogenase family protein encodes the protein MHIQRVMVVGSGLMGSGIAQVCAAAGLSVVLTDVQAEALEKARQGIAWSVGKFAEKGKYAGSKEAILERIEVSTAYESGADADLVIEAVFENIEIKQEVFRRLDVVCKPQALIASNSSSIPITDLAAVTKRPEQVLGLHFFSPVPMMRAVEVIKGMGTTDETLQTGKEFAIRIGKEPIMVYRDVAGFVINRINFPSAIEAMRLVEEGVATVEDIDKGLRLASGRKMGIFETGDMVGLDVTYGALMSMYRETGDARFYPPLLLRRKVKAGQLGKKTGKGWYTYNPDGSRKE
- a CDS encoding acyl-CoA dehydrogenase, which codes for MGHFKVNPKDIFFILKEQLRYGTLCKLERYRELNEKTLDLMVNEAIRFAREVIDPLNEIGEAWGVKFENGRVSCPPEFRKVFKQYGENGWIAAARDTKYGGQGFPHMMRIVVNDMMYGACQSFNMAPSLTHGAAHLIESFGTEALKERFVPAMYSGKWAGTMCLTEPDCGSNLADITTTAYPEGDHYRIAGNKIFISWGEHDLAENIIHLVLARIDGAPAGVKGISLFVVPKIRVEADGSIGGPNDVVCGAVEEKLGLHASPTAQLNFGGSGKCIGYLCGKAGEGLAHMFQMMNAARINTGVSGMTLAGTAYRNALEYTRTRLQGRDVAGRKKGNVPIIDHPDVRRMLLWMKAMVDGMRSMIYTAAFWSDLAHEMAEGPERAHYRHLVDFFTPIIKAYCSDMGFRVCETAIQCLGGYGFCKDYPLEQYLRDAKIMSLYEGTNGIQSMDLMGRKMTIQDGAPFKAFRSEIEQFCQMNRDHDAIGDKVRALAGVADRIWEMAEEFRRKMGSDPLQWASYTYPALTAFGEVAMAWRLLDMAAVAWPASRRSGKEADFYRAKIIQAGWFVDTTLPHTLATIEVCQRPGREILDMPDHGF
- a CDS encoding acetyl-CoA C-acyltransferase; amino-acid sequence: MSAAVIVSAVRTAIGSYMGSLKTVEPFRLAAGVLQAAVERIGIAPDAVDEVVLGQSYQNGESVNVARMALLAAGWPETVVGITLDRRCCTGLDVVRYAAMLIESGQAEIVVAGGVESMSQAEFYLPGTIKWGIGGEKGMPRGHGDLSMWGIPLYDRIQRARVMSQPIERYGVLPSMMSWAETAAREERVSREDCDRWALESHRKACAARANGLFDEEIVPMTIPQAKGESIVFAKDETPRPETSLERLAKLKPVLGGVCTAGNSSSENDGAAAVVVMSEKKSKELGLSPMARVVGIAVAGADPRRAYLTVPAAVEKVFRMTDRTLAKMDLIEIQEAFAAQVLADLKQMGAVESDQDRVNVNGSGISLGHPIACTGTRVLVTLLHEMRRRNARYGLETICGGGGLGIAGVFERVS
- a CDS encoding acetyl-CoA hydrolase/transferase family protein: MSPTSIEKEYHSKRISVDEAAALVRSGMSIHLGGAANVAALIDEKLARRAPELRDVTVRTYIDTHPYRMCETDPEGESFHWFSGFVLGFSRAFSRRRGIGIYIPSSWHNVPAFIRDTLSFDIFYLVTPPMTDSGFFNFGLTAGETMAIADVSKTIVAVVRKDMPTVLGGFEECLPLSRIDYVVEDNETHTFCLPPVETTKADHLIAENILNAGLIQDGTTLQIGIGGLPNSVLELIRASGLRNLGLHTEMLTEKMMDLIEAGVVNNSQKCRDRFKTVFTFCLGSRKLYDFVDRNPLFATYPVNYTNHPMVIAEQPRMFSLNSAAQVDLTGQVASEQIGGPRPFQISGTGGQLDFVMGTMFARDGKGVSVIALYSEYNGASKIVPLLERGTNVTVPRSMVDHVATEWGVARLRGLTIQERALALIAIAHPRHRDELARQARNAGLIPYPVAECIKPKGVIVQRG